In one window of Cryptococcus neoformans var. neoformans B-3501A chromosome 11, whole genome shotgun sequence DNA:
- a CDS encoding hypothetical protein (HMMPfam hit to Fungal_trans, Fungal specific transcription factor domain, score: 40.5, E(): 4.7e-09; HMMPfam hit to Zn_clus, Fungal Zn(2)-Cys(6) binuclear cluster domain, score: 42.8, E(): 9.5e-10), translated as MATDINKKRKIQRACDICRKKKIKCDGPMNSLSSHKCAYCTERDLECTYIEEAQRRGPPKGYLETVEQRCGRLEKLLQELHPDFNFDSYVGPPIDRQTFDLVTYHDLLDTLEIPPYPSQKPIVIDDLRPGLSASDPSVTPLSSESSANSLSNLKRILTRFYKAVSLDAQRESDTEETEMEARTQLSVAESMKRMGARDHHWRYHGTASGIQFITHLQELRSRAASRRMDFISCVNRVKRQRFWEVPEWELAIASEGLSPLDLSSWPEKGLDQQLIDAYFDHVNLHLPLLNRKVFQEQYNSCKWKNHHGFARVCLLLFANGARYLDDDPRVIWPLDQCASESGRDTIINDPYDLRRYSAGWRYVRSYLRMGQSIVQGPNLFELQGRILTCQFVAGTAIPHFIWIVAGYGLRSAQELGIHMRATLLHADPTERELCSRAFWCLYHIDRISCSAIGRTLAIQDYDFDLQYPADVDDEYWSTEDREKDFQQPIGKGPSILATFIETLKLDHIVGAALQTIHTHSKGWLKSKDITANYAVLAELDSALNNWEKQVPQALKWNPQQSDTRLFKQCALLYCRYHYVRMLIHKPFVPIQYKAKKQHSDALPSLRICVEAARSLASIFDACLVRGRREQYQPSVDVEMALPMWDAATILLVDIFSSKQTASERETALMCLRCCQQTSAVLEGTWRQVAKYSDFLVSLMDESIMPPIVDESRAGSEKRTRQDDDSGRSKKRAWRAGSEPIMNPRGENEESNLQSRSQSRMNTLVSQQEPTRTPFVGTDIPFVSSTPTHDIPNPNMQLPSFPYSQARGEYPSQPSPAAFVPSTQDTFQPSDIMYDWLMNMASAAPQTLSMSSMALGGAEGGIDDPIWAQLFGDTKCIIASSQ; from the exons ATGGCCACAGATAtcaacaagaagaggaaaataCAG CGAGCATGCGACATCTGTcggaaaaagaagattaaGTGCGATGGACCTATGAACAGTCTGAGTAGCCATA AATGTGCTTACTGTACTGAACGAGATTTGGAATGTACCTATATTGAGGAGGCTCAACGAAGAGGTCCCCCTAAAGG CTATCTGGAAACCGTCGAGCAACGTTGCGGAAGGCTGGAGAAACTGCTTCAAGAG CTTCATCCCGACTTCAATTTCGATTCCTACGTAGGCCCGCCTATCGATCGTCAGACATTTGACCTTGTTACCTATCACGACCTCCTCGATACTCTTGAAATCCCACCTTATCCATCCCAAAAGCCTATAGTTATTGATGATTTACGTCCCGGATTATCAGCATCCGATCCTTCAGTAACTCCGTTATCTTCTGAGTCGTCCGCGAACTCATTATCGAACCTCAAGCGGATTCTGACACGCTTCTACAAGGCTGTCAGTTTAGATGCCCAGAGAGAGTCTGATACGGAAGAAACTGAGATGGAAGCCCGAACTCAGCTTAGCGTGGCAGAGTCGATGAAACGTATGGGTGCACGTGATCATCACTGGAGATATCACGGAACCGCCTCTGGTATTCAATTTATCACTCATCTGCAAGAACTTCGGTCCCGCGCCGCATCGAGAAGAATGGATTTCATCTCTTGTGTCAACCGTGTAAAGAGGCAGCGATTCTGGGAGGTTCCCGAGTGGGAGCTTGCCATTGCGAGCGAAGGCTTGAGCCCTCTCGACCTATCAAGCTGGCCCGAAAAAGGCCTCGACCAGCAACTCATTGATGCCTATTTTGATCACGTCAACCTACATTTACCGCTGCTTAATCGAAAAGTCTTCCAAGAGCAGTATAATTCTTGCAAGTGGAAAAATCATCACGGGTTTGCAAGGGTTTGCCTGTTACTATTCGCGAATGGAGCGCGATACCTTGATGACGACCCCAGAGTCATTTGGCCACTTGATCAGTGCGCATCGGAAAGTGGCCGCGATACCATAATCAACGATCCGTATGATTTGAGGCGGTATTCTGCCGGATGGAGATACGTTCGCAGCTACTTGCGTATGGGTCAAAGTATCGTCCAGGGTCCAAATCTTTTTGAACTGCAGGGTAGAATTCTTACATGCCAATTCGTTGCAGGAACTGCCATCCCTCACTTTATCTGGATAGTCGCTGGCTATGGTCTTCGTTCTGCTCAAGAACTCGGTATCCACATGCGCGccaccctcctccatgCCGACCCTACTGAGCGAGAGCTCTGCAGTCGAGCGTTCTGGTGTCTTTACCATATTGACCGCATTAGTTGCTCTGCCATTGGGCGCACTCTCGCCATCCAGGACTATGATTTCGATTTGCAATATCCTGCGGATGTTGACGACGAGTACTGGTCTACCGAAGATCGAGAAAAGGATTTTCAGCAGCCAATAGGGAAGGGCCCATCGATACTCGCCACGTTCATCGAAACTCTGAAACTTGACCACATTGTTGGAGCTGCTCTTCAGACAATTCACACGCACAGCAAAGGATGGCTGAAATCCAAGGATATCACTGCCAACTACGCCGTCCTGGCTGAGCTTGACTCTGCTCTCAACAATTGGGAAAAACAAGTCCCGCAGGCTTTAAAGTGGAACCCCCAGCAGTCTGACACTCGGCTATTCAAGCAATGCGCCTTGTTGTACTGTCGCTATCACTATGTTCGAATGCTCATCCACAAGCCTTTTGTTCCGATCCAATACAAAGCCAAAAAGCAACATTCTGATGCTTTGCCATCGCTCCGAATATGCGTCGAGGCAGCTCGTTCCTTAGCAAGCATTTTTGACGCGTGCCTCGTGCGTGGACGGCGGGAACAATATCAGCCTTCTGTAGATGTTGAGATGGCCCTCCCCATGTGGGATGCAGCCACCATCTTGCTCGTTGATATCTTTTCAAGCAAGCAGACTGCTTCAGAACGAGAAACGGCGTTGATGTGTCTGAGATGTTGCCAACAAACGAGTGCTGTATTGGAAGGAACTTGGAGGCAAGTTGCAAAATATTCTGATTTTCTGGTATCCTTGATGGATGAGAGTATCATGCCCCCCATAGTTGATGAAAGTCGGGCAGGGAGTGAGAAGCGGACCAGGCAGGATGATGACAGTGGGCGGTCGAAGAAAAGGGCTTGGAGAGCAGGTAGCGAGCCCATAATGAATCCGAGAGGTGAAAATGAGGAGAGCAATTTGCAATCAAGGTCTCAGTCGAGGATGAACACTCTCGTCTCTCAACAAGAACCCACTCGCACTCCGTTTGTCGGCACCGACATACCTTTTGTGTCTTCTACCCCTACTCACGATATTCCCAACCCCAACATGCaactcccttctttcccatacTCTCAAGCCCGAGGAGAATATCCTAGTCAACCATCACCGGCTGCTTTTGTACCGTCTACTCAAGACACTTTTCAACCTTCGGATATCATGTATGATTGGTTGATGAATATGGCCAGTGCTGCCCCACAAACACTTAGTATGAGTTCGATGGCGTTAGGTGGGGCCGAAGGTGGGATTGACGACCCAATTTGGGCGCAGCTTTTTGGAGATACG AAATGTATTATTGCATCTTCACAATAG
- a CDS encoding hypothetical protein (HMMPfam hit to PCRF, PCRF domain, score: 59.1, E(): 1.2e-14; HMMPfam hit to RF-1, Peptidyl-tRNA hydrolase domain, score: 201.9, E(): 1.2e-57), with the protein MDVLPIPEHMFVPSKARQALHLASISKRCLSRSNNSAHHCPCGCSKFQPGLSSSLSGRRLSSITFQNSRSVILEQKTRYTGPKRSYSSNIPNQWATEAEEAHAKLIEAAEAKVNVYKKVTEDEAKATDIDIKSQIERARVQKELAPLVEVWNKYLELKQSIIEIKPFLEDSDPTLRQMFEAEHASLGTELDALITSTLPIVLLPPLSTAALPAVMSLNAGVGGLESALCTEDLARMYLRFATNRGWKVEEISRVEGTGGKGGGGIRELTVKFEPPQYAEEGIEVYGALQWEKGVHRIQRVPANETQGRIHTSTVAVIVLPMYPDTAEAPLVDPKDVRIDVMRARGAGGQHVNRTESAVRLTHIPTGITVSMQDSRSQHQNRTWAWEILRARLSEKKHNEEVEARRASRRDQVKGADRSDKIRTYNFNQDRLTDHRFGITVTGLQHVLDGEGLEDVISMMKKDFNERRLEALLKGEEDLDY; encoded by the exons ATGGATGTATTGCCCATACCCGAACACATGTTCGTTCCCTCAAAAGCAAGGCAGGCATTACACCTCGCCAGTATATCCAAAAGATGCCTATCAAGGTCTAACAACAGTGCTCATCACTGCCCCTGCGGTTGCTCCAAATTTCAGCCGGgtctttcatcatccttaTCTGGAAGACGACTTTCAAGCATCACCTTTCAAAACAGCAGATCCGTCATTCTGGAGCAGAAGACACGATATACGGGACCTAAAAGGAGCTATTCTTCTAACATCCCAAACCAATGGGCCACAGAAGCCGAAGAGGCACATGCAAAGTTGATTGAGGCTGCTGAAGCCAAAGTCAATGTTTACAAAAAAGTCACGGAAGAC GAAGCCAAAGCAACAGACATAGATATCAAGAGCCAAATCGAAAGGGCAAGGGTGCAAAAAGAACTCGCGCCTTTGGTTGAAGTCTGGAATAAGTATCTTGAGCTCAAACAG TCCATTATTGAAATAAAGCCTTTTCTTGAAGATTCTGATCCTACTCTTCGCCAAATGTTCGAAGCTGAACATGCTTCCCTTGGCACCGAGCTCGACGCTTTGATTACCTCCACTCTTCCCATTGTTCTTCTCCCGCCCCTGTCCACTGCTGCACTGCCTGCAGTGATGTCGCTCAATGCCGGTGTCGGCGGGCTCGAATCAGCCCTATGTACTGAAGATCTCGCAAGAATGTACCTCCGTTTTGCGACTAATAGGGGTtggaaagtggaagaaatCAGTCGGGTAGAAGGGACGGGAGGGAAAGGCGGTGGTGGGATAAGAGAGCTGACGGTCAAGTTCGAGCCACCACAGTatgctgaagaagggatagaGGTTTACGGAGCGTTGCaatgggagaagggggTGCATAGAATACAGAGAGTGCCTGCGAATGAGACACAGGGTAGGATACATACCTCTACAGTCGCTGTCATC GTATTGCCGATGTACCCGGATACCGCTGAGGCACCCTTGGTGGATCCCAAGGACGTCAGAATTGATGTTATGCGCGCTAGGGGTGCAGGCGGTCAGCACGTAAACCGTACTGAGTCTGCTGTGCGATTGACCCATATCCCCACTGGTATCACTGTCTCCATGCAGGATTCTCGTAGTCAACATCAA AACCGAACATGGGCTTGGGAAATTCTTAGAGCTAGATTGTCGGAGAAAAAGCACAacgaagaagtggaagctCGACGTGCTAGTCGACGGGACCAGGTGAAGGGCGCCGACCGAAGTGATAAGATTCGGACGTACAACTTCAACCAA GATCGTTTAACGGACCATCGCTTTGGAATTACCGTGACAGGCTTGCAACATGTCCTTGACGGTGAAGGGCTTGAAGACGTCATCTCAATGATGAAAAAGGATTTTAACGAACGACGATTGGAGGCCCTTTTgaagggtgaagaagatctCGACTACTAG
- a CDS encoding hypothetical protein (HMMPfam hit to PGAM, Phosphoglycerate mutase family, score: 23.9, E(): 1.5e-11), translated as MITLTIVRHGESTDNLKPLWAGWSDAPLSQHGMNQAKALGESLKDTKFDYIFASDLKRAHWTSQQILKNQADPKPPLVISELLREQHFGEGEQKPFGETSGWVRQPGRVFKFPGGESLTDVRKRADQAVEQFIEPILKECRGRPATSKHVVVVAHGIFNSEFLGALMARRKTDAPLEWSYRGMTNTGWTKAEVGYADEARTESTSKISTDPSGPVSPSSAPSAPPPSTPNPDNLEPLVIRVLCSDVTDHLKGVIRQKGGLGSQSYDEKQEDIRKFFGGGGTK; from the exons ATGATTACTCTGACAATT GTGAGGCATGGAGAATCGACAG ATAATCTCAAGCCTTTATGGGCTGGCTGGTCCGATGCGCCTTTGTCGCAACATG GTATGAAC CAAGCCAAAGCATTAGGTGAATCTTTGAAGGACACCAAGTTCGATTACATCTTTGCCTCTGACCTCAAAAGAGCTCATTGGACT TCCCAGCAAATATTAAAGAACCAAGCAGACCCAAAGCCCCCTCTTGTAATCTCAGAACTTTTGAGGGAACAACATTTTGGCGAGG GCGAGCAGAAGCCGTTTGGCGAAACTTCGGGATGGGTACGACAACCAGGGAGGGTTTTCAAGTTCCCAGGGGGTGAAAGTCTGACCGATGTTCGTAAACGTGCAGACCAAGC TGTCGAGCAATTCATTGAACCCATATTGAAAGAGTGTAGAGGGAGACCGGCTACGTCAAAACATGTTGTGGTAGTTGCCCATGGAATTTTCAACTCTGAGTTTTTGGGTGCGTTGAtggcgagaaggaagacggaCGCACCATTAGAATGGAGCTACAGAG GAATGACCAAT ACTGGATGGACCAAAGCTGAGGTTGGATACGCG GACGAAGCAAGAACAGAATCTACCAGCAAAATCAGCACAGATCCCTCTGGTCCcgtctctccatcttctgcaCCATCCGCACCTCCCCCAAGCACACCGAATCCAGACAACCTCGAACCACTTGTCATCAGAGTGCTGTGCTCGGATGTCACAGACCACTTGAAAGGGGTGATTAGACAAAAAGGTGGTCTTGGTAGTCAAAGTTATGACgaaaaacaagaagataTTAGAAAATTCTTTGGTGGCGGGGGCACAAAGTGA
- a CDS encoding hypothetical protein (Match to EST gb|CF185348.1|CF185348; HMMPfam hit to WD40, WD domain, G-beta repeat, score: 110.6, E(): 3.8e-30), whose protein sequence is MQTSDPGHLFQTTAQLKQAASRERKLKAAEKIGSPITLSSKVLALEIRDNDAFTAESGWQARRVDLKTGKTIRLYRGHQGPVTSVALMRIQGENPTDILLTGSWDKTVRVWDIDTGAHLQTIEGHTDFIKSLTVIPCSPPLLLSTSSDRTCRLWDVSEVLKGNGSARSSQILKEHTRPVECATWKADVDEDGKPMGTITVWTGDSLGVIKKWKVEQGKLVYQEDVLGHETSVAKLVVAEEGLWSVSMDKMAILHPFTNASALTIPHNSYVKSILPLTSFALPNAHSLVLTGSEDEDIRVWDIESQPHRLKGTIQGHCAEVSDIKPYLRERDGKPELVVVSAGLDATLRTWTVQDILNPPELMCDEAEEKDAVGLTEEEERELAELMSDEED, encoded by the exons ATGCAGACCTCCGATCCAGgccacctcttccaaacAACCGCCCAACTAAAACAAGCAGCTTCTCGAGAACGCAAACTTAAAGCCGCCGAAAAAATCGGCAGCCCTATCACTTTGTCCAGCAAGGTACTTGCTCTCGAAATTAGGGACAACGATGCCTTCACCGCCGAGAGTGGATGGCAAGCTAGAAGAGTCGACCTCAAG ACAGGCAAGACCATTCGGCTATATCGCGGCCACCAAGGTCCTGTAACCAGTGTGGCGTTGATGAGAATACAAGGGGAAAATCCTACCGATATATTGCTCACGGGTTCCTGGGATAAGACCGTTCGTGTCTGGGATATCGACACTGGCGCGCACCTGCAGACTATCGAGGGACACACCGATTTTATCAAGTCCCTCACCGTCATCCCCTGCTCCCCTCCCCTTTTGCTATCGACTTCATCCGATAGAACGTGCAGACTATGGGATGTGTCCGAGGTTCTCAAAGGCAATGGCAGTGCAAGGAGTAGTCAGATTTTGAAGGAGCACACAAGACCTGTGGAGTGCGCGACTTGGAAAGcagatgtggatgaggatggcaagCCAATGGGAACAATCACAGTCTGGACTGGTGACTCTCTCGGTGTGATTAAGAAATGGAAAGTTGAGCAAGGCAAGCTGGTATACCAAGAGGATGTACTAGGACATGAGACCAGTGTTGCAAAGTTGGTCGTTGCGGAGGAAGGTTTATGGAGTG TGTCTATGGACAAAATGGCTATACTTCACCCTTTTACAAATGCTTCAGCACTCACCATTCCCCACAACTCATATGTCAAATCTATCCTTCCCTTGACATCTTTTGCCCTTCCCAATGCACATTCGCTTGTCTTGACTGGatcggaagatgaagatatCAGGGTGTGGGACATTGAATCACAACCTCACAGACTTAAAGGAACCATTCAAGGCCACTGTGCTGAAGTGTCAGATATAAAGCCTTACCTTAGAGAACGAGACGGCAAGCCTGAACTAGTTGTTGTCAGTGCTGGTTTAGACGCGACGTTACGGACTTGGACCGTTCAAG ATATCCTGAACCCCCCAGAACTGATGTGCGACGAagctgaagagaaggatgctGTTGGTTtaacagaagaagaagagagggagttGGCCGAGTTGATGTCGGACGAGGAAGATTAG